Proteins from a single region of Gemmatimonadota bacterium:
- the larC gene encoding nickel pincer cofactor biosynthesis protein LarC: MTGSGPPAAGRVAHFDASTGAAGDMILAALLDAGAPLDKIRAALATLPVDGVELAVAEDRRGGIRGLRVSVATPPDPPRRHLDDIIRILRAGDLPGEAEEAAAEVFRRLATAEGCVHGISATQVHFHEVGAVDAIVDIAGVALALHFLGVREVTHSPLGVGTGATECEHGTLAVPVPAVAELTRGIPILRTGIRGEILTPTGAAILTTLGRPAEPGVFLPDAVGTGCGTREIEGHPNVLRVTLGTRGAVDSLPSPDATLEEDTVVLLSTNLDDMSPEALPSVLENLLAHGALDAYLTPVLMKKGRPGHLLTVACPPEKAEDLARRIFRETSTFGIRRSVLPRWKLVRESRELSSPWGPIRIKLGSLPGGELRVTPEYESCRAISDQTGMPLLEVFREVENLIQETEWTPPAGANG; the protein is encoded by the coding sequence GTGACCGGGAGCGGGCCTCCGGCCGCCGGGCGCGTCGCCCACTTCGACGCGTCCACCGGGGCCGCGGGCGACATGATCCTGGCGGCACTTCTGGATGCGGGCGCCCCGCTGGACAAGATCCGCGCCGCACTGGCCACGCTTCCCGTAGACGGCGTGGAACTGGCGGTGGCCGAGGATCGCCGCGGGGGGATTCGCGGGTTGCGGGTTTCCGTGGCCACCCCACCCGACCCGCCCCGGCGGCACCTGGACGACATCATTCGCATTCTGCGTGCGGGGGATCTTCCCGGCGAAGCGGAAGAAGCGGCTGCCGAGGTGTTCCGTCGGCTTGCCACCGCGGAGGGGTGCGTTCACGGGATCTCGGCGACACAAGTGCACTTTCACGAAGTTGGCGCGGTGGACGCGATCGTAGATATCGCGGGGGTGGCGCTGGCGCTGCACTTCCTCGGCGTGCGCGAAGTCACCCATTCGCCGCTGGGCGTGGGCACGGGCGCCACCGAATGCGAACACGGCACGCTTGCGGTCCCCGTTCCCGCGGTGGCGGAACTGACACGCGGGATCCCCATCCTTCGGACAGGGATTCGCGGCGAGATCCTGACCCCCACCGGCGCGGCCATTCTGACCACGCTGGGCCGGCCCGCAGAGCCGGGGGTGTTTCTGCCGGATGCGGTGGGAACGGGCTGCGGCACCCGGGAGATCGAGGGTCACCCGAATGTCCTTCGCGTGACGCTCGGTACCCGGGGTGCGGTGGACTCGCTTCCCTCCCCCGATGCCACGCTGGAGGAGGACACGGTCGTTCTCCTCTCCACCAATCTGGACGACATGTCGCCCGAGGCACTCCCTTCCGTGCTGGAGAACCTGCTTGCGCACGGTGCTCTGGACGCGTACCTGACCCCCGTTCTCATGAAGAAGGGCCGTCCCGGGCACCTTCTCACGGTGGCCTGCCCACCGGAAAAGGCGGAGGACCTTGCGCGTCGCATTTTTCGCGAAACCTCCACCTTCGGAATCCGCCGCAGCGTCCTCCCGCGCTGGAAGCTCGTCCGGGAGTCCCGGGAGCTGTCTTCGCCATGGGGACCCATCCGCATCAAGCTGGGAAGCCTTCCGGGCGGTGAGCTTCGAGTGACGCCGGAGTATGAGTCGTGCCGTGCCATTTCCGACCAGACGGGAATGCCGCTTCTGGAGGTCTTCCGGGAGGTGGAAAACCTCATTCAGGAAACCGAATGGACCCCCCCCGCCGGAGCGAATGGGTGA
- the larB gene encoding nickel pincer cofactor biosynthesis protein LarB → MNETLRALLASVKSGEVPVEEGVDRIRNLAFEDLGYATVDHHRVLRRGFPEVVLAEGKTTAQVVGIVGSLLGRESGALVTRASEEVARALLDAHAGGDWNDTARTLLWGGAPNPKAPGRIVVVSAGTADLPVAEEAVVTAAAFGNEVDRLQDVGVAGIHRLLGQGERLRGADAIVVVAGMEGALASVVGGLSDVPVIAVPTSTGYGASFGGVAALLAMLNSCAAGVTVVNIDNGFGGGYAASLVCRRLAKERAK, encoded by the coding sequence ATGAATGAGACGCTTCGCGCACTTCTGGCATCGGTAAAGTCGGGCGAAGTCCCCGTCGAGGAAGGCGTGGACCGCATCCGAAACCTCGCGTTCGAGGATCTGGGCTACGCCACCGTGGACCACCACCGTGTGTTGCGGCGCGGCTTTCCGGAGGTCGTGCTGGCCGAAGGGAAGACGACCGCGCAAGTGGTGGGGATCGTCGGGAGCCTGCTTGGGCGGGAGTCGGGCGCGCTGGTGACCCGGGCGTCGGAAGAGGTCGCGCGCGCACTGCTGGATGCGCACGCCGGTGGAGACTGGAACGACACCGCGCGGACCCTGCTGTGGGGCGGTGCGCCGAATCCGAAAGCACCCGGGCGGATTGTTGTGGTATCGGCGGGAACGGCGGACTTGCCCGTGGCGGAAGAGGCGGTGGTGACCGCTGCGGCATTCGGAAACGAAGTGGATCGCCTGCAGGATGTCGGCGTGGCGGGAATCCACCGCCTGCTGGGTCAGGGGGAGCGCCTTCGGGGCGCGGATGCCATTGTCGTGGTCGCCGGAATGGAGGGAGCGCTTGCAAGCGTGGTGGGTGGACTCTCGGATGTGCCGGTGATTGCCGTCCCCACCTCTACCGGCTACGGAGCCAGTTTCGGCGGGGTGGCGGCACTTCTGGCCATGCTGAACAGTTGCGCGGCGGGCGTCACCGTTGTGAACATCGACAACGGCTTCGGCGGCGGCTACGCGGCGTCACTCGTGTGTCGGCGGCTTGCGAAGGAGCGGGCGAAGTGA
- a CDS encoding YaiI/YqxD family protein, which yields MVRILVDADACPVKDEIYRVARRLETPVTVVANSWMRIPHDPGVDLVVVGNELDAADDWIAEHAGNRDIVVTADIPLAARCLEKGARVVGPKGRPFTTDSIGEALASRELLSQLREMGIASEGPPPFQKRDRSSFLHKLDEMIRAIRREAESS from the coding sequence GTGGTGCGAATCCTGGTGGATGCGGACGCCTGCCCGGTGAAGGACGAAATCTACCGCGTGGCGCGCAGGCTGGAGACGCCGGTCACCGTCGTCGCGAACTCGTGGATGCGCATTCCACACGACCCGGGCGTGGACCTCGTGGTGGTCGGCAATGAACTTGACGCCGCAGATGACTGGATCGCGGAGCACGCGGGGAACCGGGACATTGTCGTGACGGCGGACATTCCACTGGCGGCGCGCTGCCTGGAGAAGGGGGCGCGTGTTGTCGGACCGAAGGGGCGGCCGTTCACCACCGACTCCATCGGTGAAGCGCTCGCCAGCCGTGAACTCTTGTCCCAACTGCGTGAGATGGGGATCGCTTCGGAGGGTCCGCCGCCGTTTCAGAAGCGCGACCGCTCTTCGTTTCTGCACAAACTGGACGAGATGATCCGCGCCATTCGCCGGGAGGCGGAGAGTTCGTGA
- a CDS encoding citrate synthase, with amino-acid sequence MSQATSPTTFVPGLAGVIAAQSHVGFVDGENGILEYRGIRIENLAEHSTFEETCFLLLYGKLPTRTELTEFEDSLCSYRTVAPQLLEMIRAFPRDMHPMCALQTAVAAMGLYHPRTGAVDAAQRDISARRIIAQAPTLLAAIARRMKGLGAVAPREDLSHAANFLYMLNAEEPAEVAAHALDVALILHAEHTQNASTFTCRVVSSSLADPYAAVSAGLGSLGGPLHGGANERVLDMLDEIGEPENARAWLEDAIATKKKIMGLGHRVYKVKDPRAYSLQKLATRVFEELGSTKLYDIASEVEAAAAEKLGPKGIYPNVDFFSGTVYLKMGFETVLFTPIFGVARVAGYLAHYCEQMQDNRIFRPRQDFLGEHDVAYTPMADR; translated from the coding sequence GTGTCACAGGCCACGTCTCCGACGACTTTTGTCCCCGGACTCGCAGGGGTCATCGCCGCCCAGTCCCATGTGGGGTTCGTGGACGGCGAGAACGGAATCCTGGAATACCGCGGAATCCGCATCGAGAATCTCGCGGAGCACAGCACCTTTGAAGAGACCTGCTTTCTTCTCCTCTACGGCAAGCTCCCCACCCGGACGGAACTGACGGAGTTCGAAGACTCGCTGTGCTCTTATAGAACCGTGGCTCCGCAGCTTCTCGAAATGATCCGCGCCTTCCCCCGCGACATGCACCCCATGTGCGCGCTCCAGACTGCGGTCGCCGCGATGGGCCTCTATCACCCACGCACCGGAGCGGTGGATGCGGCCCAACGCGACATTTCCGCGCGACGCATCATTGCCCAGGCGCCGACGCTTCTGGCCGCCATCGCGCGCAGAATGAAGGGGCTCGGGGCCGTTGCCCCGCGCGAGGACCTGAGCCACGCCGCCAACTTCCTCTACATGCTGAACGCGGAAGAACCGGCGGAGGTTGCCGCGCACGCGCTGGATGTCGCGCTCATCCTTCACGCGGAACACACGCAGAACGCATCCACCTTCACCTGCCGGGTGGTCAGTTCCTCGCTGGCAGATCCGTACGCGGCGGTCTCTGCCGGGCTCGGCTCGTTGGGTGGGCCGCTTCACGGCGGAGCCAACGAGCGCGTTCTCGATATGCTGGACGAGATCGGAGAACCCGAGAACGCGCGCGCATGGCTGGAGGACGCCATCGCCACGAAGAAGAAGATCATGGGGCTCGGACACCGTGTCTACAAGGTGAAGGACCCCCGCGCATACTCGCTGCAGAAACTCGCGACGCGCGTCTTTGAGGAACTTGGCTCCACGAAGCTCTACGACATCGCATCCGAGGTCGAAGCCGCGGCCGCCGAGAAGCTGGGACCCAAGGGAATCTATCCGAATGTGGATTTCTTCTCCGGCACCGTCTATCTGAAGATGGGGTTCGAGACGGTCCTGTTCACGCCGATTTTCGGGGTTGCCCGGGTCGCGGGATATCTGGCGCACTACTGTGAGCAGATGCAGGACAATCGCATCTTCCGCCCGCGCCAGGACTTCCTGGGTGAGCACGATGTCGCGTATACTCCGATGGCCGACCGCTAG
- a CDS encoding ABC transporter ATP-binding protein, which translates to MDPPRRSEWVITLSSLRVEAGREGVGGGAHAQSGRVVLDGVDLHIAGGEYVGLVGPNGTGKSLLLQTMAGLRPPAAGAVICARANLYTSPPPAVRDSIGIVFQSPDDQIVGSTVEQDLAFALENRGVPPEEMASRVAEYAHWAGLGERRKAAPHLLSEGEKQRLALASVLVTMPDLLLLDEPTARLDPAGRRDFRAAIARAREETGVTVVHVTHRSEELLEADRIVGIGEGVILRDGPSRGILDEPDAERFGILWSPLHRLRRRLGATGEVPGRLLDSRWTEVAEVLEGMGVA; encoded by the coding sequence ATGGACCCCCCCCGCCGGAGCGAATGGGTGATCACGCTGTCGTCGCTCCGGGTCGAAGCGGGGCGGGAAGGCGTTGGAGGGGGTGCACACGCTCAGTCGGGGCGCGTCGTGCTGGACGGCGTGGACCTACATATTGCCGGTGGCGAATATGTAGGTCTTGTCGGGCCGAATGGAACGGGCAAGTCGTTGCTTCTTCAGACGATGGCGGGACTGCGCCCCCCGGCCGCCGGAGCCGTGATATGCGCCAGGGCGAATCTGTACACCTCCCCCCCGCCCGCAGTTCGAGATTCCATCGGGATCGTTTTCCAGTCGCCGGATGATCAGATCGTCGGAAGCACGGTGGAGCAGGATCTGGCCTTTGCGCTGGAGAATCGCGGGGTCCCGCCGGAGGAGATGGCGTCCCGGGTCGCGGAATATGCGCACTGGGCCGGACTGGGTGAGCGCAGGAAGGCGGCCCCGCATCTCCTGAGCGAGGGCGAGAAGCAGCGATTAGCGCTGGCGTCGGTTCTGGTGACGATGCCGGATCTCCTCCTTCTGGACGAACCGACGGCCCGGCTGGACCCCGCCGGGCGGCGAGACTTCCGGGCGGCGATTGCCCGGGCGCGAGAGGAAACGGGCGTGACGGTGGTTCATGTGACGCACCGCTCGGAAGAACTTCTGGAGGCGGACCGTATTGTGGGGATCGGCGAGGGGGTGATTCTCCGGGATGGACCCTCACGGGGGATTCTGGACGAACCGGACGCGGAGCGTTTCGGCATTCTCTGGTCGCCCCTTCATCGTCTGAGACGGCGGCTGGGTGCCACAGGGGAAGTTCCGGGGAGGCTTCTGGATTCCCGGTGGACCGAGGTGGCGGAAGTGCTGGAAGGAATGGGTGTGGCGTGA
- a CDS encoding class I SAM-dependent methyltransferase yields MSNGDSLGADTERWEKRYVDNDLPWDTGEPDGHLVAFVRDEAVTPCRVLDVGCGTGTNALFLRRLGFDVCGVDLSRTAIDRARERASHASAECRFEVVDFLSEPVPGGPFGMVYDRGCFHSFDEPEIREQYASRVSEALVPGGTWLSLIGSTDSPPTDAGPPRRSAAQITLAVEPHFEIVRLEASIFDRGRFEEARAWVLVGRRRAGA; encoded by the coding sequence ATGAGCAACGGCGACAGCCTCGGCGCGGACACGGAACGCTGGGAGAAGCGGTATGTCGACAACGACCTGCCGTGGGACACGGGCGAGCCGGATGGTCATCTTGTGGCTTTTGTGCGGGACGAGGCGGTGACGCCGTGTCGCGTTCTGGATGTCGGGTGTGGAACGGGCACGAATGCGCTCTTCCTTCGCCGACTCGGGTTTGATGTGTGCGGGGTGGATCTCTCACGCACGGCGATCGATCGCGCTCGGGAGAGGGCATCGCACGCGTCCGCCGAATGCCGGTTTGAGGTGGTCGACTTCCTGTCCGAACCCGTCCCGGGCGGCCCGTTCGGGATGGTGTACGATCGCGGTTGCTTTCACAGCTTTGACGAGCCGGAGATCCGTGAGCAGTATGCGTCGCGCGTGTCGGAAGCTCTGGTGCCCGGGGGAACCTGGCTCAGCCTGATCGGCTCCACAGACAGCCCGCCCACCGATGCGGGGCCGCCCCGCCGAAGCGCAGCCCAGATCACTCTGGCAGTAGAGCCGCACTTCGAGATTGTGCGGCTGGAGGCGAGCATCTTCGATCGGGGGCGATTCGAGGAGGCGCGCGCATGGGTGCTGGTCGGCAGACGCCGCGCGGGCGCATGA
- a CDS encoding tetratricopeptide repeat protein, whose product MSFLDRFPHRRAVPSSLRPRLGAAFDADDEVAISRMLDENRAGGKALILELKDEIATLEEGSPGREEARRLMMNLVVIYTEKFCDPEPLAWFRKEGVRLELDIARVRLGDAQEHYNAEDPQSALTLAFRGLNVLLNAQETPEVFALRSGLLLVAVGVAMTQENYGQARQAMEASLEAARKGEDGRVLADALLASVDLANLGNAHADATALLDEVCEVCQNQEPHRDRLIGHLVRRGVDLLLREDLAGSRDSLTRAIDLRPEWPFGWYQRAWTRFLQEDDEGALADYRECAARQAVFFTVQREIRCLQEVADGDLPAEVYRAFCALREQSTSKPDAVLRATKKMLSVAPAFAPAQLLFAEAQLASGDPESGREATAATLRMDPDPDTAAAALFMEWNLARGLKDAPAQQAAADRLASAYPRHPQTALIEAARKTPGEDILFRWTYGLDGSLRIDSGKPTGHAQ is encoded by the coding sequence ATGTCCTTCCTTGACCGCTTTCCTCACCGACGGGCTGTCCCGTCCTCCCTTCGCCCCCGCCTGGGGGCCGCATTTGATGCGGACGACGAAGTCGCCATCAGCCGTATGCTCGACGAAAACCGCGCAGGCGGGAAGGCCCTCATCCTCGAACTGAAGGACGAGATCGCCACGCTGGAGGAGGGTTCCCCGGGACGGGAAGAAGCGCGGCGGTTGATGATGAACCTCGTGGTGATCTACACGGAGAAGTTCTGCGACCCGGAACCCCTGGCCTGGTTTCGCAAGGAGGGGGTGCGGCTGGAGTTGGACATCGCCCGGGTCCGACTGGGCGACGCTCAGGAGCACTACAACGCGGAGGATCCTCAGAGCGCGCTGACTCTGGCGTTCCGTGGGCTCAATGTTCTCCTGAATGCCCAGGAGACGCCGGAGGTCTTTGCCCTGCGCAGCGGGCTCCTTCTGGTGGCGGTCGGTGTCGCCATGACGCAGGAGAACTACGGACAGGCTCGACAGGCGATGGAGGCAAGCCTGGAGGCCGCCAGAAAAGGGGAAGACGGCAGGGTTCTCGCCGACGCGCTTCTTGCGTCTGTGGATCTGGCGAATCTGGGGAATGCCCACGCCGACGCCACTGCGTTGCTCGACGAAGTTTGCGAGGTCTGTCAGAATCAGGAACCCCACAGGGACCGCCTCATCGGGCATCTGGTGAGACGCGGGGTGGACCTCCTGCTTCGGGAAGACCTTGCCGGATCGCGGGACTCCCTCACAAGGGCGATCGACCTGCGCCCGGAGTGGCCCTTCGGGTGGTATCAGCGCGCATGGACGCGTTTTCTCCAGGAGGACGACGAAGGAGCGCTGGCGGACTACCGGGAGTGCGCGGCGAGGCAGGCGGTGTTCTTCACCGTACAGCGGGAGATCCGATGCCTGCAGGAAGTCGCTGACGGGGACCTCCCCGCAGAGGTGTATCGCGCCTTCTGTGCGCTGCGCGAGCAGTCCACCTCCAAGCCGGATGCGGTTCTCCGCGCCACGAAGAAGATGCTCTCGGTCGCCCCGGCCTTTGCGCCCGCGCAACTCCTCTTCGCGGAGGCCCAACTCGCGTCGGGAGATCCGGAGAGCGGACGCGAGGCGACCGCCGCCACGCTGCGGATGGACCCGGACCCGGATACCGCTGCGGCCGCGCTCTTCATGGAGTGGAACCTCGCGCGCGGCCTGAAGGATGCACCCGCGCAGCAGGCCGCGGCCGATCGCCTCGCGTCCGCTTATCCCCGCCACCCGCAGACCGCGCTCATCGAGGCCGCCCGAAAGACGCCGGGAGAGGACATCCTGTTTCGGTGGACCTATGGCCTGGATGGCTCGCTCCGGATCGACTCCGGGAAGCCGACCGGGCACGCGCAGTAG
- a CDS encoding ABC transporter ATP-binding protein, whose product MTVLKAVGVRWVADRALPGAREVLRGVDLEMCGGESVGLVGCSGAGKTTLALILAGLLEPDSGEVMRPGEACGVGLVFQDPERAFFGETVLEDVAFGARNAGVAEPRAVDLARTALVAVGLDPDRYGARAPHTLSGGEARRAAIAGVLVCDPPVVLFDEPTVGLDAEGVRSLREVIARLTADDRAVGIISHDLSFLADECSRILVLDGGCIAWEGAPADLPAGLPPQWREDPAAWGGELAELVAGLVGRGVLKDAVPPNPELVAAAWLAQRRNEV is encoded by the coding sequence GTGACGGTATTGAAGGCCGTGGGGGTTCGGTGGGTCGCTGACCGCGCGCTCCCCGGAGCGAGGGAGGTTCTTCGCGGAGTGGATCTGGAGATGTGTGGTGGGGAGTCGGTGGGGCTGGTGGGTTGCTCGGGAGCCGGGAAGACGACGCTGGCGCTGATTCTGGCGGGGCTCCTGGAGCCGGACTCGGGAGAGGTGATGCGCCCGGGGGAGGCCTGCGGCGTGGGCCTTGTATTCCAGGATCCCGAGCGCGCGTTCTTCGGGGAGACGGTGCTGGAGGATGTGGCTTTCGGCGCGAGGAATGCCGGAGTCGCGGAACCGCGGGCGGTGGACCTTGCGCGTACTGCGCTGGTGGCGGTGGGGCTGGACCCCGATCGGTACGGAGCGCGGGCGCCGCATACCCTTTCCGGCGGCGAGGCGCGCCGGGCAGCCATCGCCGGGGTGTTGGTCTGCGATCCGCCGGTGGTTCTCTTCGACGAACCGACGGTCGGCCTGGACGCGGAAGGCGTTCGCTCCCTGCGCGAGGTCATTGCGCGGCTGACTGCGGATGACCGCGCGGTCGGCATCATCTCGCACGATCTCTCCTTCCTTGCGGACGAGTGTTCGCGCATTCTGGTTCTGGATGGCGGTTGCATTGCGTGGGAAGGGGCGCCCGCGGATCTCCCGGCCGGGCTGCCGCCCCAGTGGCGCGAGGATCCGGCCGCATGGGGTGGGGAACTCGCGGAACTGGTTGCGGGGCTTGTGGGGCGCGGCGTGTTGAAGGACGCGGTCCCGCCGAATCCCGAGTTGGTGGCCGCGGCCTGGCTGGCGCAGCGAAGAAACGAGGTCTGA
- a CDS encoding ATP cone domain-containing protein: MPVQEVLKRDGRSVPFDAERVTLAIYKAAAAQGGHDRALSESLSAKVVALLGKAYPADQPPTVEEIQDVVERVLIHSGHARTAKAYILYRHDRERVRRWSESSRIEPIPYRTMWEQLDWNVERGCHTVAGLNEIVRNGKLPALIQESEARYESILDGAARAVVSRRENLRFVIVAGPSSSGKTTTMHKLSERLEAEGLHVIPMSLDNYFFNLECHPQDEFGDHDFETPEAMDLALINEHLASLDQGRGIDMPNYDFKTGLRLPETTRFNPGPDTVILLDTLHGLYGGLTASVPDEHKFRLYIETISQLKGEDGRYVRWTDIRLLRRMLRDSRHRGYSTEETILHWHFVRRSELKHIIPHQGSVDYVVNGSLPYELLYLKKYLFDQFPPFLEKWRGDDARTDAVIRAERTHALLDSLENVDDESIVPDSSILREFIGGSRYSVH, from the coding sequence GTGCCGGTTCAGGAAGTGCTCAAACGCGACGGCCGTTCCGTTCCCTTCGATGCGGAGCGCGTCACGCTCGCCATCTACAAGGCTGCCGCGGCGCAGGGCGGGCATGATCGTGCCCTCTCGGAGAGTCTGTCCGCGAAGGTGGTCGCACTGCTGGGGAAGGCCTATCCGGCGGATCAGCCTCCGACCGTGGAGGAGATTCAGGATGTCGTGGAGAGGGTACTGATCCACAGCGGGCACGCCCGAACCGCCAAGGCGTACATTCTCTACAGGCATGACCGCGAGCGCGTCCGGAGATGGAGTGAGTCTTCCCGGATCGAACCCATTCCGTACCGGACGATGTGGGAGCAACTCGACTGGAATGTGGAGCGAGGCTGCCACACGGTCGCGGGCCTGAATGAGATCGTCCGTAATGGAAAGCTCCCCGCGCTGATTCAGGAATCTGAAGCGCGCTACGAGTCCATCCTCGACGGCGCGGCGCGGGCCGTGGTTTCGCGCAGGGAGAACCTGCGGTTTGTGATCGTCGCGGGACCGAGTTCATCCGGCAAGACAACCACCATGCACAAGTTGTCCGAGAGGCTGGAAGCGGAGGGACTCCATGTCATTCCAATGTCGCTCGACAACTACTTCTTCAATCTCGAATGCCACCCTCAGGACGAGTTCGGAGACCATGACTTCGAAACGCCTGAAGCCATGGACTTGGCGCTCATCAATGAACACCTTGCCAGCCTGGATCAGGGGCGCGGCATCGACATGCCGAACTATGACTTCAAGACCGGCCTTCGCCTTCCGGAAACCACGCGTTTCAACCCCGGGCCGGACACGGTCATTCTGCTCGACACTCTTCACGGCCTGTATGGCGGACTCACTGCGTCTGTCCCGGATGAACACAAGTTCCGCCTCTATATCGAGACGATCAGCCAGCTCAAAGGCGAGGACGGCCGGTATGTTCGCTGGACCGACATCCGCCTCCTCCGGCGCATGCTCCGCGACTCCCGCCATCGGGGCTACTCCACGGAAGAGACTATTCTGCACTGGCACTTCGTTCGCCGAAGTGAACTGAAGCACATCATCCCGCACCAGGGTTCCGTGGACTATGTGGTCAACGGGTCGCTGCCGTATGAACTTCTCTATCTCAAGAAGTACCTCTTCGATCAGTTCCCGCCGTTCCTGGAGAAGTGGCGAGGCGACGATGCCCGAACCGACGCCGTGATCCGGGCAGAGAGAACTCATGCGCTGCTCGACTCGCTGGAAAATGTCGACGACGAGTCCATCGTTCCCGACTCGTCCATCCTCCGCGAGTTCATCGGGGGCAGCCGGTACAGCGTCCATTGA
- a CDS encoding NapC/NirT family cytochrome c: protein MRLLAGRFGIFSLRNANHPLGLLGLLVMYLSGLLLVILLSLDLLGFHTSPYLGIVTFLALPLFFVAGVVLVLVGRWRVRRRSGPGDRGPLHPFPQWDLNLPEHRQRFLVLAVGITMVFTLAATLSFRGVEFMESVTFCGRVCHAVMDPEYIAYSNSPHARVACVDCHIGPGANWFVKSKISGLRQVLAVATGDFSRPIPTPIHNLRPARETCEQCHWPEKFHGDKVLVKNHYEEDRENTESTNVLILKVGGGSVESGFAEGIHWHMNLENRIHYVADESHETVHWVRSENPDGIVREYFREGFDPPEGFPEGFEVRRMDCMDCHNRPTHTFELSADALDKAISSGAISRGLPYIKREGMRALEAGYETRDAAAAEIPAALDAFYAEHHPEWVDAAELRAAKTEIVGIYRKNVFPKMGLDWGTYPNHIGHANDGGCFRCHDEEHLTADGKSISQDCDTCHNLLAWEEEDPEILDQLF, encoded by the coding sequence ATGCGCTTGCTTGCTGGCCGGTTCGGGATATTCTCCCTGAGGAATGCGAATCACCCGTTGGGGCTGCTCGGCCTCCTGGTGATGTACCTGAGTGGGCTCCTCCTGGTCATTCTTCTGAGCCTGGACCTCCTCGGGTTTCACACCTCACCCTATCTCGGCATTGTCACTTTTCTGGCGCTCCCGCTCTTCTTCGTGGCGGGCGTGGTCCTTGTTCTTGTGGGGCGCTGGCGCGTGCGTCGCCGCTCCGGTCCCGGCGACCGGGGGCCGCTTCACCCCTTCCCGCAGTGGGATCTGAACCTGCCGGAGCACAGGCAGCGGTTTCTGGTTCTGGCGGTGGGGATCACAATGGTCTTCACGCTGGCGGCCACGCTTTCCTTCCGGGGTGTGGAGTTCATGGAGTCGGTCACCTTCTGCGGGCGAGTTTGCCACGCAGTGATGGACCCGGAGTACATCGCTTATTCGAACTCTCCGCATGCGCGTGTGGCGTGCGTGGACTGTCACATCGGGCCGGGTGCAAACTGGTTCGTGAAGTCCAAAATCTCGGGACTGCGACAGGTGCTTGCCGTCGCCACGGGTGATTTTTCACGCCCCATCCCGACGCCCATTCACAATCTGCGCCCCGCACGCGAAACCTGTGAACAATGCCACTGGCCGGAGAAGTTCCACGGCGACAAGGTGCTTGTGAAGAACCACTACGAAGAGGATCGGGAGAACACGGAATCCACCAATGTCCTCATCCTGAAGGTCGGCGGCGGCAGCGTGGAGAGCGGGTTTGCGGAGGGAATCCACTGGCACATGAACCTGGAGAACCGGATTCACTATGTGGCGGATGAATCCCATGAAACCGTTCACTGGGTCCGGTCCGAGAATCCCGACGGCATAGTCCGCGAATACTTCCGGGAAGGCTTTGACCCCCCGGAGGGTTTTCCGGAAGGCTTCGAAGTGCGGCGCATGGACTGCATGGACTGCCACAACCGTCCGACGCACACTTTTGAGCTCTCGGCGGATGCGCTGGACAAGGCGATTTCCTCCGGCGCGATATCCCGCGGACTCCCGTATATCAAGCGCGAGGGGATGCGGGCGCTGGAGGCGGGGTACGAAACGCGAGATGCGGCGGCGGCCGAAATCCCGGCCGCGCTCGACGCCTTTTATGCGGAGCATCACCCCGAGTGGGTGGACGCCGCAGAACTTCGCGCCGCGAAAACCGAGATCGTCGGGATTTACAGGAAGAACGTCTTCCCGAAGATGGGGCTGGACTGGGGTACCTATCCCAACCACATCGGGCACGCCAACGACGGCGGCTGCTTCCGCTGCCACGACGAAGAGCACCTCACCGCCGACGGAAAGAGCATCAGCCAGGACTGCGACACCTGCCACAACCTGCTGGCATGGGAAGAGGAAGACCCGGAGATTCTGGACCAGTTATTCTAG